The following are encoded together in the Anaerostipes caccae L1-92 genome:
- a CDS encoding thioesterase II family protein, with the protein MIYNGKLIKNSEGISPQSTIMFCFPYAGGGAAFYAKWIQYFDKKLSVCPIQLPGREERIGEKPYLNMQSLVKDVVDAIMRLDNDFILFGHSMGGKIAFEVEKMLENNKRVAKLAIFSGSRVPHIPEPQPISHLTEQEFLIGLERYDGIPEEIKMDKRLLNFYMPIIRSDFILDESYYPDAPSKLICPVLAIGGNEDREATLADIKRWSEYTQSKFQYYLFRGGHFFIKEDEENVLKLIHQKSEEFINREN; encoded by the coding sequence ATGATATACAATGGGAAATTGATTAAGAATTCGGAAGGTATTAGCCCCCAAAGTACAATAATGTTTTGTTTCCCATATGCAGGAGGCGGTGCCGCTTTCTATGCTAAGTGGATTCAATATTTTGACAAGAAACTTTCGGTTTGCCCCATACAATTACCGGGAAGAGAAGAACGTATTGGTGAGAAGCCATATTTGAACATGCAATCACTTGTAAAAGACGTTGTGGACGCTATTATGAGGCTTGACAATGACTTTATCCTATTTGGCCATAGCATGGGCGGCAAAATAGCATTTGAAGTTGAAAAAATGCTTGAGAACAACAAAAGGGTAGCAAAGTTGGCGATTTTCTCCGGAAGCAGAGTTCCCCATATTCCGGAACCACAGCCGATATCTCATTTGACAGAACAGGAGTTTTTGATTGGCCTGGAACGATATGACGGTATTCCGGAAGAAATAAAAATGGATAAAAGACTGTTGAACTTTTATATGCCGATAATCAGATCGGATTTTATTCTGGATGAAAGCTATTATCCGGATGCCCCATCAAAATTAATATGTCCAGTTTTGGCAATTGGCGGGAATGAGGATAGGGAAGCGACCCTGGCCGATATTAAGAGATGGTCTGAATACACGCAGAGCAAGTTTCAGTATTACCTTTTCAGAGGCGGGCATTTCTTTATAAAAGAAGATGAGGAAAATGTATTAAAGTTAATTCATCAAAAATCTGAGGAGTTTATCAATCGTGAAAATTAA
- a CDS encoding amino acid adenylation domain-containing protein, whose translation MYDLQQLDETEKKEKMEAVRNEYSHKVLAVERGEVAVLILSVIGKNKTILHFGIDLLVADLKSIKIIFSDLEKLYNDCSFEKTQSPFSLEEHMKHKENEDAYRKVAAYWKEHFATLPEAPELPLKRAYQSVKKPVFKRRNFMLEKADWDRLAASAAKNQVTPAMILLTIYTQILERYSNQSDFLMNIPLFNRPSEAEDKVADFTNILLLPVKGIEERGFISKTKRIQEAFLESLDYSAYSGVKVIRDILRSRPTQKLVAPIVFSCDCMEPIITDGFAGSFGKLKYISSQTPQVLIDFQVMRFPEGILLSWDTVEDVFPKGFIEDMFSAYIECLRWTISNPDKWGEELPVISETKFAERYSGINTIGVKQNLCLHELVFRNATDRSSKTAVIEGTGRTLTYYELCKEAKKLARLLQLEGVGPGDKVAVRLPRGAEQIISVLSILLLGACYVPIGMNQPDKRIEKIVKRADIRYMVSHGCHLRLNRVNIIDVNDRAKREEISANEPVNPSSSAYVIFTSGTTGEPKGVEISHFSAMNTICDVNKKCDISEKDSLLAVSSLEFDLSVYDIFGILGTGGTIVLLDEASKTDAAQWLDLVTRYHITCWNSVPFLLRMLLEQAQAEEMKLQSLKTVLLSGDWIGTDLPAKLADVAPNSELTALGGATEGSIWSNYYQVKLPVPKEWVSIPYGTPLDGQLYRVVDQRGRDCPDWVPGELWIGGIGVAKGYVGDETTTNNKFVSFKNIRWYKTGDMGRFWNDGTIEFLGRKDTQVKFRGYRIELGEIEAAINRAEGIKSSVACIVSEGGSQKLCAFIVKNDPDSELIQDETINQSISSYLPLYMVPSEYQYGKSIPLSANGKVDRKMVAELFFKERQAVAGYEKPQGAIEEELERLWIEVLGSTKYSRDISFFKAGGDSLKAIMLIDKIKKSHLVNGDLGTAILVNAPTIRELASQIQMINQGAELTIDTI comes from the coding sequence ATATATGACTTACAACAATTAGATGAAACAGAAAAGAAAGAGAAAATGGAAGCGGTAAGAAATGAGTACAGTCATAAAGTGTTGGCTGTTGAACGAGGCGAAGTGGCAGTACTCATTTTATCGGTTATAGGCAAGAACAAAACTATCTTGCATTTTGGCATTGATTTGCTGGTAGCGGATTTAAAGAGCATAAAGATTATTTTTTCGGATTTAGAAAAATTATATAATGATTGTTCTTTTGAGAAAACGCAATCGCCTTTTTCTCTTGAAGAGCACATGAAGCATAAAGAAAATGAGGACGCTTACCGAAAAGTGGCCGCTTATTGGAAAGAACACTTTGCTACACTGCCGGAAGCGCCGGAACTGCCATTAAAGAGAGCGTATCAATCGGTAAAGAAGCCGGTGTTTAAAAGAAGAAATTTTATGCTGGAGAAAGCGGATTGGGACAGGCTTGCGGCAAGTGCTGCGAAGAACCAGGTCACACCTGCAATGATACTGCTGACCATTTATACACAGATATTAGAACGTTACAGCAATCAATCGGATTTTCTGATGAATATACCTCTGTTTAACAGACCGTCAGAAGCAGAGGACAAAGTGGCTGATTTTACAAATATCCTTTTGCTTCCGGTAAAGGGCATTGAAGAACGAGGTTTTATTAGTAAAACGAAAAGAATTCAGGAAGCCTTTCTGGAATCGCTGGACTATTCTGCTTATTCCGGAGTGAAAGTAATAAGAGATATACTAAGGTCAAGGCCAACACAAAAGCTTGTGGCGCCAATCGTATTTTCTTGTGACTGCATGGAACCAATCATTACTGATGGGTTTGCAGGGAGTTTTGGCAAATTAAAATATATTTCTTCACAGACACCGCAAGTTTTGATAGATTTCCAGGTCATGAGATTCCCGGAAGGCATTTTGCTTTCGTGGGACACAGTTGAAGATGTATTCCCGAAAGGCTTTATAGAGGATATGTTCAGTGCCTATATAGAATGTTTGAGATGGACTATATCCAATCCTGACAAATGGGGGGAAGAACTTCCTGTAATATCAGAGACAAAATTCGCAGAGAGATATTCAGGCATAAATACAATTGGGGTAAAGCAGAATCTATGTCTGCATGAACTTGTTTTTAGAAATGCAACAGACCGTAGCAGCAAAACGGCTGTCATAGAAGGCACCGGCAGAACCTTGACTTATTATGAGCTGTGCAAAGAAGCGAAGAAATTAGCACGTTTATTACAGCTGGAAGGTGTAGGGCCTGGCGATAAGGTGGCTGTGCGATTGCCCAGGGGAGCAGAACAGATAATATCAGTACTATCAATATTGCTGCTGGGTGCATGTTATGTGCCGATTGGAATGAACCAGCCGGATAAGCGCATCGAAAAGATCGTGAAACGCGCTGATATAAGATATATGGTATCTCATGGCTGTCATTTAAGGTTAAACAGAGTGAATATCATTGATGTGAATGACCGGGCGAAGCGGGAGGAGATATCTGCCAATGAACCAGTAAATCCTTCCAGCAGTGCTTATGTTATTTTCACCTCTGGAACTACTGGAGAACCCAAAGGCGTGGAGATTTCCCATTTTTCAGCCATGAATACAATTTGTGATGTGAACAAGAAATGTGACATCAGTGAAAAAGATAGTTTATTGGCAGTGTCTTCTTTGGAATTTGATTTATCGGTTTATGATATATTTGGAATTCTTGGAACGGGCGGGACTATAGTCTTGCTGGACGAGGCGAGTAAAACAGATGCTGCTCAATGGTTGGATTTAGTTACCAGATACCATATAACCTGTTGGAATTCAGTGCCTTTTCTATTACGGATGCTTCTGGAACAGGCACAGGCTGAGGAGATGAAATTGCAATCCCTTAAAACCGTATTGTTGTCCGGGGACTGGATTGGTACGGACCTGCCGGCAAAATTAGCAGATGTTGCTCCAAATTCTGAATTGACAGCTCTTGGTGGAGCAACTGAAGGTTCTATATGGTCTAATTATTATCAGGTGAAGCTGCCTGTTCCTAAAGAGTGGGTATCAATTCCATATGGAACTCCCCTGGACGGACAGCTATACAGGGTCGTTGACCAGAGGGGAAGAGACTGCCCTGATTGGGTGCCGGGAGAATTATGGATTGGCGGAATTGGAGTGGCAAAGGGCTATGTCGGTGATGAAACCACTACAAATAATAAGTTTGTATCATTTAAAAACATAAGATGGTATAAAACCGGTGATATGGGAAGGTTTTGGAATGATGGAACAATTGAATTCCTGGGAAGAAAAGATACGCAGGTAAAATTCAGAGGGTACCGGATTGAACTGGGAGAGATTGAAGCAGCAATCAACAGGGCGGAAGGTATTAAGAGTTCTGTTGCATGTATCGTTTCGGAAGGCGGCAGTCAAAAACTTTGTGCGTTTATTGTTAAAAACGACCCAGATAGTGAGTTGATTCAGGACGAAACCATAAATCAGTCGATTAGTTCCTATCTTCCTCTCTATATGGTTCCATCTGAATATCAATATGGAAAGTCTATACCGTTGAGTGCAAATGGGAAAGTTGACCGTAAAATGGTAGCAGAATTGTTTTTTAAAGAACGTCAGGCTGTGGCCGGTTACGAAAAACCGCAGGGAGCTATAGAAGAAGAATTAGAACGGCTATGGATAGAAGTACTCGGTTCCACAAAGTATTCAAGAGATATCAGCTTTTTTAAAGCCGGAGGCGATAGCTTAAAGGCGATTATGCTGATTGATAAAATTAAAAAGTCACATTTAGTCAATGGAGATCTCGGGACAGCAATATTAGTGAATGCCCCTACGATTAGAGAACTGGCAAGTCAGATACAAATGATTAATCAGGGTGCAGAGTTGACGATTGATACCATTTAG
- a CDS encoding energy-coupling factor transporter transmembrane component T: MNHSNIRKVEQIDGRTVLLLAVCACFTSFLSTSLLGHGLYMIWLFLLLCYFELFTMGLGMLGVYILSVVWLAINTKYHISFPSPLLFHMLYRLLMPAMIVCLIVHIPSGKLTSSIRKLPIPENIMLIIIVMLRFAPTLVHEFGEVKDAMKVRGFLRSIRTVLFHPLSTLEYAIVPMVFRSLKIADELASSAIVRGIESPYKKDSYYIISLTAKDIFLVMSSTIIAVVCCRV; this comes from the coding sequence ATGAATCATAGTAACATCAGAAAAGTGGAGCAGATCGATGGCAGGACAGTGTTGCTGTTGGCTGTCTGCGCATGCTTCACTTCCTTCTTAAGCACCAGTTTGCTGGGGCATGGTTTATATATGATATGGCTTTTTCTATTGTTATGCTATTTTGAGTTATTTACGATGGGATTAGGAATGTTGGGGGTATATATCCTGTCGGTAGTTTGGCTGGCTATTAATACAAAATACCATATCTCTTTTCCATCACCGCTGTTATTTCATATGCTTTATCGTCTATTGATGCCGGCGATGATTGTGTGTCTGATAGTGCATATACCTTCAGGCAAACTGACTTCCAGTATAAGGAAGTTACCGATTCCCGAAAATATAATGCTGATTATAATTGTCATGCTCCGGTTTGCTCCCACCCTTGTTCATGAGTTTGGTGAAGTAAAAGACGCTATGAAGGTAAGAGGCTTTTTGCGGTCTATAAGGACAGTCCTTTTTCACCCGCTTAGTACATTGGAATATGCAATTGTCCCTATGGTTTTCAGAAGCCTGAAAATAGCGGACGAACTGGCATCATCAGCCATTGTCAGAGGAATCGAGAGTCCGTATAAGAAAGATAGCTATTACATTATAAGTCTGACTGCAAAAGATATTTTCTTAGTAATGTCCAGTACCATCATTGCTGTTGTTTGCTGCAGGGTTTAA
- a CDS encoding 4'-phosphopantetheinyl transferase family protein, with the protein MKIKVIRPTFTSRHCFMNNLPPEEIQVWILRWRSMTGWIKENWGILNEEEIKQYTSYVKYEDIMRGAIGRIAVKKISSSYLGKDIKDIQIERGRFGKPYLCCSGKRLSINYNLSHSGEIVMLAFGRNVQVGVDVQAIKQIQEYQRLAENYFSPEETATVIRQNNIESFFESWTAKEAYVKAIGYGLYKDFASFSVKIGGTSSESYGDQIWRICQIAVDKCHKACLAYGMRNENELWEEIATGTGENDRYLAGRKV; encoded by the coding sequence GTGAAAATTAAAGTGATTCGTCCTACATTCACTTCACGGCATTGCTTTATGAATAATCTTCCTCCAGAAGAAATACAGGTTTGGATTCTGCGGTGGAGAAGCATGACAGGTTGGATAAAAGAGAATTGGGGAATCTTGAATGAAGAAGAGATAAAGCAATATACATCATATGTAAAGTATGAAGACATAATGAGAGGTGCAATAGGGCGAATCGCTGTAAAAAAGATTTCTTCATCTTATCTTGGCAAAGATATAAAAGATATACAAATTGAGAGAGGACGTTTTGGGAAACCATATCTGTGCTGTTCTGGAAAACGTCTATCTATAAATTACAACCTATCTCACTCGGGAGAGATTGTAATGCTTGCCTTTGGACGTAATGTTCAGGTTGGCGTAGATGTGCAGGCAATAAAACAAATACAGGAATATCAAAGGCTCGCAGAAAATTATTTTTCACCAGAAGAAACAGCAACTGTAATCAGGCAAAATAATATTGAGTCCTTTTTTGAATCTTGGACAGCGAAAGAAGCCTATGTGAAGGCAATCGGCTATGGGCTTTATAAAGATTTCGCCTCTTTTTCTGTAAAAATCGGCGGAACCAGCAGTGAAAGCTACGGAGATCAGATTTGGCGGATTTGTCAAATTGCTGTAGATAAATGTCATAAAGCATGTTTGGCATATGGAATGAGGAATGAGAATGAACTATGGGAAGAAATTGCGACCGGTACAGGAGAAAACGATAGATATCTGGCTGGGAGAAAGGTTTAA
- a CDS encoding MptD family putative ECF transporter S component — translation MSETKGSKFSIRDVITVAAMLVINYMIAMVVSAVTLPFSEVYLYGSAAIDGFLGAVFFLVAANRVNKHGLLFVWAFVYGLIQALMGYAFLLPYFLIVGVISELSMIGKNTYRKPIRNMIGWALNSIGNFVGCAVPLWWAWDSYKEMALNSGFSQETLDMQFLMSTHPGLMLLGCAITGLLAVLGVLFGQRLLRRHFQKAGILE, via the coding sequence ATGAGTGAAACAAAGGGAAGTAAGTTTAGTATCAGAGACGTAATCACGGTTGCAGCCATGTTGGTAATCAATTATATGATAGCAATGGTGGTCAGCGCTGTCACATTGCCATTTTCAGAAGTGTATTTATATGGTTCAGCCGCCATTGACGGCTTTTTAGGAGCTGTATTCTTCCTTGTAGCGGCAAACCGGGTGAACAAACATGGGCTGTTGTTTGTTTGGGCATTTGTGTATGGCCTTATCCAGGCACTTATGGGTTACGCCTTCTTGCTGCCATATTTCCTGATTGTAGGCGTTATTTCCGAGCTGTCTATGATTGGAAAAAATACATATAGAAAGCCGATCCGCAATATGATTGGCTGGGCTTTAAACAGTATCGGGAATTTCGTTGGATGTGCGGTGCCTCTCTGGTGGGCATGGGACAGTTATAAAGAAATGGCATTAAATAGTGGCTTTTCACAGGAAACCTTAGATATGCAGTTTTTAATGTCAACCCATCCGGGGCTGATGCTTTTGGGCTGTGCAATAACCGGTCTTCTTGCTGTATTAGGTGTTCTGTTCGGGCAGAGACTATTAAGAAGACATTTTCAGAAAGCTGGTATTTTGGAATGA
- a CDS encoding AMP-binding protein — protein sequence MNYGKKLRPVQEKTIDIWLGERFKANRNKTAIVEGINRITYGELEKKINQYGCYFKRRGISKGELVVLRIPNVKEFVFGLLGLIKIGSIPIVTNSLFGENELKGIFDKTDASTLVFYDKDEVSLRIHKGRASRQICKIAVKDIAEGLKEDTENIIEENKELDSIALLMLSSGTTGVPKLVPITHRMIYWHIYGYNQKFQFTSSDSYLACLPLAHKVGLYSPGILNVFFAGGKAVLCSDLDCDDIFVQVEKENITITALVPTLARIWNQYLNQECGYDLSSVRKIIIGGSLVDESLVTKLIEKVECEVLPLYGATEGLALYSIYDRSNLGDAVGYHYSVSGYEEIRIIDENGMDVLNGEEGELIIRGPFTIQSYYNQDVSMKDKFTSDGFYRTGDKVRWDSTYGYQVQGRITDQINRSGEKIEPREIEIFISEHPNIDEAVVVGVEDFLMGERICAFIMTADEKINLSHIRKFLMEKGLATYKLPDQLVKIDEWPLTSVKKINRVKLREIANNTAGKEKI from the coding sequence ATGAACTATGGGAAGAAATTGCGACCGGTACAGGAGAAAACGATAGATATCTGGCTGGGAGAAAGGTTTAAAGCAAATAGAAATAAGACCGCTATTGTGGAGGGCATAAATCGTATTACCTATGGAGAACTGGAAAAGAAAATCAACCAGTATGGCTGCTATTTCAAAAGGCGCGGGATAAGCAAGGGTGAACTGGTTGTTTTGCGAATACCGAATGTAAAAGAGTTTGTATTTGGTTTGCTGGGGTTAATTAAAATAGGTTCAATCCCAATTGTTACAAACTCTTTATTTGGTGAGAATGAGTTAAAGGGCATTTTTGATAAGACGGATGCCTCAACATTGGTTTTCTATGATAAGGACGAAGTATCATTAAGGATTCACAAGGGGCGTGCAAGCAGACAGATTTGTAAAATCGCAGTCAAGGATATAGCCGAAGGATTGAAAGAAGACACCGAAAATATCATCGAAGAAAACAAGGAGCTTGACAGCATAGCCCTCCTTATGTTGTCAAGCGGAACAACCGGAGTTCCTAAATTAGTGCCAATCACTCATAGAATGATTTATTGGCATATTTATGGATATAATCAGAAATTCCAGTTTACGTCCTCTGACAGTTATTTAGCTTGTCTGCCATTAGCACATAAGGTTGGGTTATATTCGCCCGGAATTCTGAATGTGTTTTTCGCAGGGGGAAAAGCTGTTTTATGCAGTGACCTGGACTGCGATGATATTTTTGTACAAGTTGAAAAAGAAAATATTACAATTACAGCCTTAGTTCCAACACTGGCGCGAATCTGGAATCAGTATCTGAATCAAGAGTGTGGATATGATTTGAGCAGCGTCAGGAAAATCATTATTGGAGGTTCCTTGGTTGATGAGAGCCTTGTTACAAAATTAATTGAAAAGGTGGAATGTGAGGTCTTACCCCTTTATGGAGCAACGGAAGGACTGGCCCTGTATAGTATTTATGATCGCAGCAATCTTGGCGATGCGGTAGGCTACCATTATTCGGTGTCTGGCTATGAGGAAATCCGGATTATTGATGAGAATGGCATGGACGTACTGAATGGTGAAGAAGGAGAATTGATAATTCGTGGACCATTTACCATTCAAAGTTATTATAACCAGGATGTCAGTATGAAAGATAAGTTCACATCGGACGGATTTTATAGAACAGGCGATAAAGTGAGATGGGATTCCACATATGGATATCAGGTACAGGGAAGGATCACGGACCAAATAAATAGGTCTGGTGAGAAAATAGAACCGAGAGAGATTGAAATATTTATAAGTGAACATCCGAACATTGATGAGGCGGTGGTAGTAGGTGTTGAGGATTTTCTAATGGGAGAAAGAATTTGTGCTTTCATCATGACTGCGGATGAAAAAATTAATTTATCACATATACGAAAATTTCTTATGGAAAAGGGGTTGGCAACATATAAGCTACCAGACCAGCTTGTGAAGATAGATGAGTGGCCTCTTACATCGGTAAAAAAGATTAACCGGGTAAAGCTGCGGGAGATTGCGAATAACACTGCAGGGAAGGAGAAAATATGA
- a CDS encoding phosphopantetheine-binding protein — translation MKSEITYAELCQIIAEIGEYSYTADIENINLIEAGFESLKVMLISSELKRRGINVRVSELLKKPYLAEWWKIIKMQSVSAESKKEVDRSRTETMEFPLTDVQHAYWVGRNPDQVMGGISCYLYFEFECGEIDRQRLSKAWENVQYLHSSLRTKFLESGT, via the coding sequence ATGAAATCGGAGATTACATATGCAGAGCTGTGTCAGATTATAGCAGAGATTGGGGAGTATTCTTATACTGCAGATATAGAAAACATAAATTTGATTGAGGCTGGATTTGAATCCTTAAAGGTAATGCTAATATCCAGTGAGCTAAAACGCAGAGGTATCAATGTCCGCGTTTCTGAATTGCTGAAAAAACCGTATCTGGCGGAATGGTGGAAAATAATAAAAATGCAGAGTGTCAGCGCAGAAAGTAAAAAGGAAGTGGATAGGAGTCGGACGGAAACGATGGAATTTCCTCTTACCGATGTTCAGCATGCGTATTGGGTGGGCAGAAATCCAGATCAGGTGATGGGAGGAATATCGTGCTATCTGTATTTTGAGTTTGAATGTGGGGAAATAGACCGGCAGAGGTTATCAAAGGCGTGGGAAAACGTGCAATACCTGCACTCATCGCTCCGGACAAAGTTTTTGGAGAGCGGAACCTAG